From Oncorhynchus keta strain PuntledgeMale-10-30-2019 unplaced genomic scaffold, Oket_V2 Un_contig_29466_pilon_pilon, whole genome shotgun sequence, one genomic window encodes:
- the LOC127923381 gene encoding uncharacterized protein LOC127923381 isoform X34 translates to MFTVNFTGLVPPPGQTRTEHLLVLLYSPPSWTDRYRTPLGPALLSSLLDRQVQNTSWSCSTLLPPGQTGTEHLLVLLYSPPSWTDRYRTPLGPALLSSLLDRQVQNTSWSCSTLLPPGQTGTEHLLVLLYSPPSWTDRYRTPLGPALLSSLLDRQVQNTSWSCSTLLPPGQTGTEHLLVLLYSPPSWTDRYRTPLGPALLSSLLDRQVQNTSWSCSTLLPPGQTGTEHLLVLLYSPPSWTDRYRTPLGPALLSSLLDRQVQNTSWSSSTLLPPGQTGTEHLLVLLYSPPSWTDRYRTPLGPPLLSSLLDRQVQNTSWSCSTLLPPGQTGTEHLLVLLYSPPSWTDRYRTPLGPPLLSSLLDRQVQNTSWSCSTLLPPGQTGTEHLLVLLYSPPSWTDRYRTPLGPALLSSLLDRQVQNTSWSSSTLLPPGQTGTEHLLVLLYSPPSWTDRYRTPLGPPLLSSLLDRQVQNTSWSCSTLLPPGQTGTEHLLVLLYSPPSWTDRYRTPLGPALLSSLLDRQVQNTSWSCSTLLPPGQTGTEHLLVLLYSPPSWTDRYRTPLGPALLSSLLDRQVQNTSWSCSTLLPPGQTGTEHLLVLLYSPPSWTDRYRTPLGPALLSSLLDRQVQNTSWSCSTLLPPGQTGTEHLLVLLYSPPSWTDRYRTPLGPALLSSLLDRQVQNTSWSCSTLLPPGQTGTEHLLVLLYSPPSWTDRYRTPLGPPLLSSLLDRQVQNTSWSCSTLLPPGQTGTEHLLVLLYSPPSWTDRYRTPLGPALLSSLLDRQVQNTSWSSSTLLPPGQTGTEHLLVLLYSPPSWTDRYRTPLGPALLSSLLDRQVQNTSLSFPGKKVSVHQHLFCFDINTVVIIYNIYNIIII, encoded by the exons atgtttactgttaattttacaGGCCTTGTCCCCCCTCCTGGACAGACACGTAcggaacacctcttggtcctgctctactctcctccctcctggacagacaggtacagaacacctcttggtcctgctctactctcctccctcctggacagacaggtacagaacacctcttggtcctgctctactctcctccctcctggacagacag gtacagaacacctcttggtcctgctctactctcctccctcctggacagacaggtacagaacacctcttggtcctgctctactctcctccctcctggacagacag gtacagaacacctcttggtcctgctctactctcctccctcctggacagacaggtacagaacacctcttggtcctgctctactctcctccctcctggacagacaggtacagaacacctcttggtcctgctctactctcctccctcctggacagacaggtacagaacacctcttggtcctgctctactctcctccctcctggacagacaggtacagaacacctcttggtcctcctctactctcctccctcctggacagacaggtacagaacacctcttggtcctgctctactctcctccctcctggacagacaggtacagaacacctcttggtcctgctctactctcctccctcctggacagacaggtacagaacacctcttggtcctcctctactctcctccctcctggacagacaggtacagaacacctcttggtcctgctctactctcctccctcctggacagacaggtacagaacacctcttggtcctcctctactctcctccctcctggacagacaggtacagaacacctcttggtcctgctctactctcctccctcctggacagacag gtacagaacacctcttggtcctcctctactctcctccctcctggacagacaggtacagaacacctcttggtcctgctctactctcctccctcctggacagacaggtacagaacacctcttggtcctgctctactctcctccctcctggacagacaggtacagaacacctcttggtcctcctctactctcctccctcctggacagacaggtacagaacacctcttggtcctgctctactctcctccctcctggacagacag gtacagaacacctcttggtcctcctctactctcctccctcctggacagacaggtacagaacacctcttggtcctgctctactctcctccctcctggacagacaggtacagaacacctcttggtcctcctctactctcctccctcctggacagacaggtacagaacacctcttggtcctgctctactctcctccctcctggacagacaggtacagaacacctcttggtcctcctctactctcctccctcctggacagacaggtacagaacacctcttggtcctgctctactctcctccctcctggacagacag gtacagaacacctcttggtcctcctctactctcctccctcctggacagacaggtacagaacacctcttggtcctgctctactctcctccctcctggacagacaggtacagaacacctcttggtcctgctctactctcctccctcctggacagacaggtacagaacacctcttggtcctcctctactctcctccctcctggacagacag gtacagaacacctcttggtcctgctctactctcctccctcctggacagacaggtacagaacacctcttggtcctgctctactctcctccctcctggacagacaggtacagaacacctcttggtcctcctctactctcctccctcctggacagacaggtacagaacacctcttggtcctgctctactctcctccctcctggacagacaggtacagaacacctcttggtcctgctctactctcctccctcctggacagacaggtacagaacacctcttggtcctgctctactctcctccctcctggacagacaggtacagaacacctcttggtcctgctctactctcctccctcctggacagacaggtacagaacacctcttggtcctgctctactctcctccctcctggacagacaggtacagaacacctcttggtcctgctctactctcctccctcctggacagacag gtacagaacacctcttggtcctcctctactctcctccctcctggacagacaggtacagaacacctcttggtcctgctctactctcctccctcctggacagacaggtacagaacacctcttggtcctgctctactctcctccctcctggacagacaggtacagaacacctcttggtcctgctctactctcctccctcctggacagacag gtacagaacacctcttggtcctcctctactctcctccctcctggacagacaggtacagaacacctcttggtcctgctctactctcctccctcctggacagacaggtacagaacacctcttggtcctgctctactctcctccctcctggacagacag gtacagaacaccagCCTCTCTTTTCCGGGAAAGAAAGTTTCTGTCCACCAACATCTCTTCTGTTTTGACATCAATACCGtagttataatatataatatatataatataataataatataa